The sequence below is a genomic window from Halosolutus gelatinilyticus.
GGGACAGCAAGACGTCGACGTCTTCGTCGACGTCGCGCAACCGGACGACGGCGACGACCACCTCGTGATCGTCGGCGCGTACCCGGACGACTCCGGCCTGCTCGCGGGCGACGAGGAGGGCCGGATCGACACGATGATCGGCGGGTTAGAACACGGCGACGACGTGCCGGTCGAGATCGTCGACGCGGACGAACGGTAAGGCGGGCCGTCGATCGGAGCCGGACTGCCAACCGGAGCGGACGCGAGGAGTCCGATTCTTAGAGTCCGAGCGCCGTGACGAGCGAGACCCCGCTCGCGACGGCGCCGAGGAGATAGCCCCCGATGGCGCCGCCGTTGAGCAGCGGGAGTCCCGCGTGGGGTCGGCCCTTGAGAACCATGTACATGAGGACGAGCAGACCGGCGATCGTGCCGAGGAGGGCGCCGAGCGCGGGCGCGTTCAGCACGATTCCGGGAACCGCGATCGTCCCGGCGTCGAGGAAGAAGGCCGCGCTCGCGACGAGGATCGTCGGGATGACGGCGTCGCCGAGGCCGATGAACAGCGCGTCGCGACCGAGTTCATCATCGTCCGCCGGCTCGGCGTCGTTTCGATCGTCGTTTTCGGCGCCGGCTGCGCCGTCGCCGTCGTCGGCTGCCTTCCTGCCGCCGTCTTCGAGGACGTCGTCGGTGCTGCCCGCAGCGAGATAGGAGTACGAGAGGGTCGTCGGGACGACGAGCACGACGGGGATCTTGAGGTCCATGACGCCCTCGGCCAGGTCGAGCATGTGCTCGGTGCCGTAGACGCTGATCGCGTCGTAAACGGCGAGTACGGTCAACAACAGCAGTGCAGGAAGCAATCCGAAACTGATCCCGAACAGCGCGGCCGCACCGGCGCCCATCAGGACGCCGGTGGTGTCGATGACGTACCACTCCGGATACCACAGCAGGGCCGCGCCGACGCCGATCGCGGCGACGGCAGCGGGGACGTTGACGCCGGCGATCTCGGCGACCGGCGGGAGGAACTCGGTGAAAACGAACCAGGCGAGCATCACGCTGACGCCGATGATCAGGAGCCTGATGAGCCACTGGAGGTCGAACTTGAACGCCGCGAGCATGATCCCGGTCGCGACGAGGATGATCGCGAAGTAGACGATGCTGTTCGTCGGATTCTCGGGGTCGTCGACGGCCTGGCGCTCCGAGGCGTCGAACGGCTCGACCAGCGCCAGCGCGCCGAGTTGAACGCCGAGAAACAGCAGGACCGTCAAGCCGACCGCAGCGAGTACCCGTGTCCGATCGTTCATAGCCCGGCGTTCGAACCCCGATCCTATGGGTGTTTTCGTTGGCGTCCGATCGGCCGGGCGAATCGCGACCGTCCGCCGACGATCGATCGCCGCGTCGGCCGTCGTCCGAGCTACCGCGCGTACAGCGTCGACGTGACCAACGACGGGAGGTGGACGCCGTCGTCCGGCGTCACCGCCAGATAGGGACGATCGACGGGCCCGAACACGTCGACGACGCGGCCGACCCCGTCGAGCGACTCGTCGAGGACCATCGTGCCGATTTCGTCGCTCGCGTCCTCGCCGTCGTCCGCCCGCAGGATCGCCAACCCCTGTGCGGTGCGGACGACCTGTCCGACCCGGCGCATCAGTCTCGCATCGCGACGACGTACGCCGCGACGGCTTGCACGAGGTCGTTCTTCGTCGAGTCGTCGGCCCCGCGAACGACGACCCGGCCCCGATCGGCCCAGTGCTCGCGCGAGTAGGCCTTGTCTCGCTCGATCGTGGCGTCGTACCCGATCTGCTGGACGGCCTTCGCGATCTCGTCGACCGTCGGCTCTTCGACCGCGAGGTCCTGCGATACCCGTCGCCCCTCGGCCCGCGAGAGGGCCGCATCGAGGTAGGCGGGCCAGATGACGTTCTCGACCATGCGGTCACCTCGGTGGGCCTGCGGGTAAACACTTTTCAAAACTGTCGCGTCACCCCGTGGGCGGCGACTCGCTCACGAGGCGATAGATCCGCCCGAACGACGGGCCGTTACGGTCGTCGCGAGACCGCGCCGACGACCGCGAGCAGCGCGGCGACGGCCGCGGGAGCGCCGAGTCCGGGGATCGAATCGTTCGCCTCGGCGCCCGCGTCGGTCTCGTCGTCTGCGTCGGACGCGCCGGATTCGTTGCCGTCGTCGGATGTCCCGGATCCGTCGGCGTCCTCGATCGCAGCCTCGGCCTCCTCGTACGCGTCGGGGTGTACCTGCTGAACGATCTCCTCGATGGCCTGGACCACGAGGGGCCCGGGCTGATTCATGAAGTTGGCGTCGACGGCGACGAACTGCTCGTTCTCGTACGCGGTCGTCCCCATCGCCGCCTCGCCGACCGGCGGCTCCTCGAAGGAGTCCCCGTAGATGATCCACTCGGGATCTTCCTCGACGACGACCTCGTCGCTGATCTCGGCCCAGCCCTGGATTCCGGCTTCCGCACCGAGGTTCTCGA
It includes:
- a CDS encoding H/ACA ribonucleoprotein complex subunit GAR1 translates to MRRVGQVVRTAQGLAILRADDGEDASDEIGTMVLDESLDGVGRVVDVFGPVDRPYLAVTPDDGVHLPSLVTSTLYAR
- the srp19 gene encoding signal recognition particle subunit SRP19, encoding MVENVIWPAYLDAALSRAEGRRVSQDLAVEEPTVDEIAKAVQQIGYDATIERDKAYSREHWADRGRVVVRGADDSTKNDLVQAVAAYVVAMRD
- a CDS encoding presenilin family intramembrane aspartyl protease PSH, yielding MNDRTRVLAAVGLTVLLFLGVQLGALALVEPFDASERQAVDDPENPTNSIVYFAIILVATGIMLAAFKFDLQWLIRLLIIGVSVMLAWFVFTEFLPPVAEIAGVNVPAAVAAIGVGAALLWYPEWYVIDTTGVLMGAGAAALFGISFGLLPALLLLTVLAVYDAISVYGTEHMLDLAEGVMDLKIPVVLVVPTTLSYSYLAAGSTDDVLEDGGRKAADDGDGAAGAENDDRNDAEPADDDELGRDALFIGLGDAVIPTILVASAAFFLDAGTIAVPGIVLNAPALGALLGTIAGLLVLMYMVLKGRPHAGLPLLNGGAIGGYLLGAVASGVSLVTALGL